The DNA sequence AGGCCTCGCAGACGTCCACGCATTCCCACAACGTCCGGCGATCCTCCTCGGCGATCAGGTCACCGAGCGCCTCGACGAAGATCTCCGTCGCAGGACCGTAGAGCTCGGCCATCATTTTGGCATCGTCGGGGCCGTTGATGGACATCCCGTCGATGTCGAGCAGAGTCGGGTCGCACCACCGAGGGCCGTGGAGGCCGGCGAGATTGATCACGGCGTCGCGGGCCTGATCCACAGTGCAGCCTGCCAGCTGATCGCCCTGCTCGGCCGGACTCATGTCTTCGAGCAGCAGCGTGAAGTCCGCACCGGTCTCCGATGACGCCGAGTAGAAGCACCGCGGAACCCGGATCGCGACGGTGTCGGCGATCAGAGTGTAGAACCGGACCTCAGAACGGTAGACGCCCGCGAGCATCTCCCGGGTTGCCGGATCTGACGCAGGCAACTTCGCGAGAAGCCGTTCCGGCACATCGCTTCCGGTGAGGTTCAACCGGTAGCACGTACCGATCTGGCCCGTCCCGACCGCAGCGGCGTCTACCGAATCGACCTCTCGGCCCAGTGCTGCCGACACCCAGCCTGCGGTCAGATCTTCGGCGGAGGTCACGATCTCGGTGATCACGGCAAGGCCCTTCCGGGGTTGGCGGGCAGGCGGTCGAATCGATCACCTGGGCGGATGGAGCGCCAGGCATCGAGCACCGGCGCGAGCTCGGTCGGGGTGGCGCCGTGCAGGATCACACTGTCGGCGCCTGCGGTGAACTGGTCTGCGATTCGGTTGGCGCACTGGGCCGCATCGCCGGTGGCCGAGGCAGCAAGCCAATGCTCAGGAAGCAAGGCGCTGATCCTGGACAGGTCGTCGACAGTACCCACGGCATCAAACGCCCCCGAAAAGCCCTGCACAAACGGATCATTCCGGAATCGCTCGAGGTCGGCCAGGTCCCAGCCGTTCGAGCGGACCAGCACCTCACCGTAACCCTGCAGATAGGTCGCCAGCCGGCCGACGAGTTTGCGAAGTCGCAACTCCTCGGGGATCGATTCCTCGACGGTCGCAAGCACCGACCAGATTCGGATCGCCGCCGGATCCCGGCCGCTCTCGGCCGCCGACTCGCGGATGATGGCCACCGAACGATGGAGTGTCTCGTCGCTGAAGAACGTATGCAGCACAACGCCGTCCGCGATCCGCCCCGCCAGCTTGAGGGTCTGGTCACCGATCGCCATCAACATCAACGGGATGTCTTCGTCGAACGACGCATCCTGCATCAGGAACGGATACTTCCCCGCCGGGCCATCGTGTCCGACAACCGCCTCGCCCTTCCACAGGGTGCGGTAGATGCCGGCCGCGTCTTCCATCTGTGCGGAGGTGACCCGGGGAACGCCCATCACATCGAACAGGAGATTGAAACCCCGCCCGAGTCCGAGCGCATAACGACCGCCGGTGAGCCTGTGCATCGACGTTGCCATCGTCGCCGTCACCAGCGGATGCCTGGTGTTGTGATTTGTTGCCGCGGTGGCGATCCCGATGTTCCGGCTCACCGCACCCGCGGCGCCGGCCAGCACCGCAGCATCTTTGACGTTGAACCGTTCGGACAGGAAGACCGAGCCGA is a window from the Williamsia sp. DF01-3 genome containing:
- a CDS encoding phosphotransferase encodes the protein MITEIVTSAEDLTAGWVSAALGREVDSVDAAAVGTGQIGTCYRLNLTGSDVPERLLAKLPASDPATREMLAGVYRSEVRFYTLIADTVAIRVPRCFYSASSETGADFTLLLEDMSPAEQGDQLAGCTVDQARDAVINLAGLHGPRWCDPTLLDIDGMSINGPDDAKMMAELYGPATEIFVEALGDLIAEEDRRTLWECVDVCEAWTLGRAERFGLVHGDYRLDNLLFPPDGGPGVSAIDWQTLSLALPARDLAYFLGTSLSPQQRRTHESALVADYHKALVTQGVTDYDLDACWDDYRFAMVQGPLVSVFGCAYGSRTDRGDRMFAAMVARSCAAIRDLGTIALAAESPTS
- a CDS encoding TIGR03857 family LLM class F420-dependent oxidoreductase encodes the protein MTTERVVEAPEFPELGCYGLAGHSASPHDLVDEVQQAEKLGLGSVFLSERFNVKDAAVLAGAAGAVSRNIGIATAATNHNTRHPLVTATMATSMHRLTGGRYALGLGRGFNLLFDVMGVPRVTSAQMEDAAGIYRTLWKGEAVVGHDGPAGKYPFLMQDASFDEDIPLMLMAIGDQTLKLAGRIADGVVLHTFFSDETLHRSVAIIRESAAESGRDPAAIRIWSVLATVEESIPEELRLRKLVGRLATYLQGYGEVLVRSNGWDLADLERFRNDPFVQGFSGAFDAVGTVDDLSRISALLPEHWLAASATGDAAQCANRIADQFTAGADSVILHGATPTELAPVLDAWRSIRPGDRFDRLPANPGRALP